The proteins below come from a single Magallana gigas chromosome 10, xbMagGiga1.1, whole genome shotgun sequence genomic window:
- the LOC105326194 gene encoding formin-like protein 3 isoform X11: MEDNYDDDPLGFLAEFKKGRYMSFSIDSSNLYLNEIPEGECSDARIKCFPKNGTNTDFRSTESSDHFDESQSGEELDRITPLIEMGNGESMHNNHRGFDLRTSVAMPMRLPMPDPHELEKRFTKVLASMDLPPDKAKVLKGYDDEKKWDLICDQERVHAKDPPHVYLDRLRTYLDPRNSRGSRVKKKNLNDISSTQVLRDLEISLRTNHIEWVREFLSEDNQGLDVLVDYLSFSQVVMRKEQLLNKEKSTSLDGLVKSPARKLKRSNTIGSPRHTKMSKLNMGEARDDVHVCIMCLRAIMNHQYGFNLVIAHRHAINCIALSLNHHSLRTKALVLELLAAVCLVSGGHEIILSAFDNFKEVCGERHRFETLMDYFRNYEEFHIDFMVACMQFVNIVVHSVENMNFRVHLQYEFTHIGLDDYLNKLRHTESDRLSVQVHAYVDNMIEVAQLLEDSELKTEAIERAEDLEEELSREREHAQEMEEEAMAKSLELEKQLADATNRIEELEEYLGQQDKELGTLRQMVSEKDEESKKRQSMFEAKLREMETMRANLSTSGVVSSTADDLPLPPPPPPPPVAAPPPPPPPPPIGSLPPPPPPPPGAPGAPPPPPGPGGAMTIKRKIQTKYRLPMLNWTPLKPQQVKGTVFSDLDDDKLLNVINFFEFEEVFKLGAGLIGTDDVKGETMKKKKAESVSLMEPNRLRNVAITRRKLVLNNDEVCRAINFIDLKTLSLDMTDILLTILPNEAEMKAYKQYEKERRPLDRLSDEDRFMLQLSKIERLSQKLHIMSFIGNFNENVHHLAPQVNAIIAASMSLRSSTKVRKILEIILAIGNYMNSAKRGAVYGFKLQSLDMLTDTKSKDKNVTLMHFLVQTVQAKFPEIVNFDSELRFLEKAAVVSMENIMTDYKDLEKGMQMTQKEYEARKHSRDTPPILKEFLTNSEDKLKKLQADIKTAEDAYKRVVEFFGENPRTCSPTSFFSQFVRFVAAFKAAVLEMEKRKKIEDAQIEEEQEQVKNKKKDFKKNVQRIIFEEKKYVYEEKEAVVSELKTRNRQIKEKKLLGKDEVYHGALEDILLDLKNEPYRRADAVRRSQRRRNENMVQAPNSEEGDEYY; the protein is encoded by the exons ATGGAGGATAATTATGACGACGATCCTCTGGGATTCCTGGCGGAGTTTAAGAAGGGACGTTACATGTCCTTCAGTATCGACAGTAGTAACCTCTACCTGAACGAGATTCCCGAGGGAGAGTGCAGTGACG CGCGTATCAAATGTTTTCCAA AAAATGGAACCAACACTGACTTTAGATCGACCGAGAGCTCTGACCACTTTGACGAAAGTCAGAGTGGTGAAGAGCTAGACCGCATCACACCTCTGATAGAAATGGGCAATGGTGAAAGTATGCATAATAATCACAGAGGATTTGATCTGAGGACATCTGTAGCCATGCCTATGCGTCTGCCGATGCCAGACCCCCATGAGTTGGAGAAGAGGTTCACCAAAGTGCTG GCCTCTATGGATCTTCCTCCTGACAAAGCCAAGGTACTCAAAGGTTACGACGACGAGAAGAAATGGGACTTGATTTGTGACCAG GAGCGAGTACATGCCAAGGATCCACCCCATGTGTATCTTGACAGACTCCGAACATACCTAGACCCACGGAACAGTCGCGGATCTCGTGTT AAGAAGAAAAACTTGAATGATATatcctccacacaagttttgaGAGACTTAGAAATCTCGCTGCGGACCAACCATATAGA ATGGGTTCGGGAGTTTCTGAGCGAAGACAATCAGGGGCTGGACGTCCTTGTAGATTACCTGTCCTTCAGTCAGGTCGTCATGAG AAAGGAGCAGCTACTGAACAAAGAGAAGAGTACCAGTTTAGATGGTCTAGTCAAAAGTCCGGCCAGGAAACTGAAGCGGTCAAACACAATAGGATCTCCACGTCACACCAAGATGTCCAAACTCAACATGGGGGAGGCCAGGGATGACGTCCATGTCTGTATCATGTGTCTGAGGGCAATAATGAACCACCAA TATGGTTTTAACCTTGTGATAGCTCATCGACACGCCATTAACTGTATAGCACTGAGTCTCAACCACCATAGCCTCAG GACGAAGGCGCTGGTATTGGAGCTGTTAGCAGCTGTGTGTCTAGTCAGTGGGGGACATGAAATCATTCTCTCTGCCTTCGACAACTTCAAGGAA gtTTGTGGAGAAAGGCATCGATTTGAAACCTTAATGGATTATTTTCGAAACTATGAAGAATTCCATATAGACTTCATG GTGGCATGCATGCAGTTTGTGAATATAGTGGTGCATTCTGTGGAAAACATGAACTTTCGAGTACATTTGCAATATGAATTTACACATATTGGTTTAGATGATTACTTAAAT AAACTGCGACACACGGAGAGTGACCGATTGTCGGTGCAAGTCCACGCCTACGTTGACAACATGATTGAGGTCGCTCAGCTGCTTGAGGACTCAGAGCTCAAAACGGAGGCCATCGAGCGAGCGGAGGACCTGGAGGAGGAACTGTCACGG GAGAGAGAACATGCTCAAGAAATGGAGGAGGAAGCCATGGCCAAATCAT TGGAGCTGGAAAAGCAATTAGCAGATGCCACAAATAGAATCGAGGAGTTAGAG GAGTATTTAGGGCAACAGGATAAAGAGTTGGGCACCTTACGACAAATGGTGTCAGAAAAAGATGAAGAGTCAAAGAAAAGACAGAGCATGTTTGAAGCTAAACTCAGAGAAATGGAAACCATGAGGGCCAATCTCAGTACTTCAG GTGTTGTTTCATCCACTGCTGACGATCTGCCATTACCACCCCCTCCCCCGCCCCCTCCTGTGGCTGCCCCACCCCCGCCTCCCCCACCTCCTCCCATCGGATCCCTCCCCCCTCCACCACCTCCTCCTCCTGGAGCCCCAGGGGCACCCCCACCACCCCCGGGACCAGGTGGTGCCATGACAATAAAACGCAAGATTCAGACCAAGTACAGGCTCCCCATGTTAAACTGGACTCCACTGAAGCCCCAGCAGGTCAAAGGAACCGTGTTCTCAGACTTGGATGATGACAAACTTTTGAATGTGATAAACTTCTTTGAATTTGAAGAAGTGTTCAAACTTGGTGCAGGGCTCATTGGAACTGACGATGTTAAAGGAGAGACAATGAAGAAGAAGAAAGCAGAGAGTGTCAGCCTCATGGAGCCCAACCGCCTCAGGAATGTTG CAATTACAAGGAGAAAACTGGTTCTCAATAATGATGAAGTATGCCGGGCCATCAACTT CATTGACCTGAAGACCCTTTCTCTAGACATGACAGATATCCTGCTGACCATTCTACCAAACGAAGCTGAG ATGAAGGCGTACAAACAATATGAGAAAGAGAGGCGACCATTAGACAGACTATCAGACGAGGACAGGTTTATGTTACAG TTATCAAAGATTGAGAGACTGTCACAAAAGTTACACATAATGAGtttcattggaaattttaatgaaaatgttcaTCATCTAGCTCCA CAAGTCAATGCCATTATAGCTGCTTCTATGTCATTACGAAGTTCCACCAAAGTCAGAAAAATCTTAGAG ATCATTCTAGCCATTGGTAACTACATGAACAGTGCCAAGAGGGGAGCTGTGTATGGAttcaagttacagagcttggaTATG CTCACTGACACTAAATCCAAAGACAAGAATGTCACCTTAATGCACTTCCTTGTACAAACGGTCCAAGCCAAATTCCCCGAGATTGTCAACTTTGATTCAGAGCTCCGATTCTTAGAGAAGGCGGCAGTTG TGTCAATGGAGAACATTATGACAGACTACAAGGACCTGGAGAAGGGAATGCAGATGACCCAGAAGGAGTACGAGGCACGTAAGCACAGCAGAGACACCCCGCCGATACTGAAGGAGTTCCTGACCAACTCGGAGGACAAGCTGAAGAAACTACAGGCCGACATCAAGACCGCAGAG GACGCCTACAAACGCGTGGTGGAGTTCTTTGGAGAGAACCCTCGCACCTGTTCCCCCACATCCTTCTTCTCCCAGTTTGTCAGATTTGTGGCTGCATTCAAG GCTGCTGTTCTGGAGATGGAGAAACGCAAGAAGATTGAAGATGCTCAGATAGAAGAGGAACAGGAGCAGGTCAAGAACAAGAAGAAGGACTTCAAGAAGAATGTACAG AGAATTATATTTGAAGAAAAG AAATATGTGTATGAAGAGAAG GAGGCAGTGGTGTCCGAGCTGAAGACCAGGAACCGCCAGATCAAGGAGAAGAAACTGCTGGGCAAGGACGAGGTGTACCACGGGGCGCTGGAGGACATCCTACTGG ATCTGAAGAATGAGCCATACAGGAGAGCTGATGCAGTGCGGAGGAGTCAGCGGAGACGGAATGAAAACATGGTGCAGGCACCTAATTCAGAGGAAGGCGACGAATACTACTGA
- the LOC105326194 gene encoding formin-like protein 3 isoform X5 has protein sequence MEDNYDDDPLGFLAEFKKGRYMSFSIDSSNLYLNEIPEGECSDARIKCFPKNGTNTDFRSTESSDHFDESQSGEELDRITPLIEMGNGESMHNNHRGFDLRTSVAMPMRLPMPDPHELEKRFTKVLASMDLPPDKAKVLKGYDDEKKWDLICDQERVHAKDPPHVYLDRLRTYLDPRNSRGSRVEEGSPLCCRKTAELMGACVYPDVSYNKKKNLNDISSTQVLRDLEISLRTNHIEWVREFLSEDNQGLDVLVDYLSFSQVVMRKEQLLNKEKSTSLDGLVKSPARKLKRSNTIGSPRHTKMSKLNMGEARDDVHVCIMCLRAIMNHQYGFNLVIAHRHAINCIALSLNHHSLRTKALVLELLAAVCLVSGGHEIILSAFDNFKEVCGERHRFETLMDYFRNYEEFHIDFMVACMQFVNIVVHSVENMNFRVHLQYEFTHIGLDDYLNKLRHTESDRLSVQVHAYVDNMIEVAQLLEDSELKTEAIERAEDLEEELSREREHAQEMEEEAMAKSLELEKQLADATNRIEELEEYLGQQDKELGTLRQMVSEKDEESKKRQSMFEAKLREMETMRANLSTSGVVSSTADDLPLPPPPPPPPVAAPPPPPPPPPIGSLPPPPPPPPGAPGAPPPPPGPGGAMTIKRKIQTKYRLPMLNWTPLKPQQVKGTVFSDLDDDKLLNVINFFEFEEVFKLGAGLIGTDDVKGETMKKKKAESVSLMEPNRLRNVAITRRKLVLNNDEVCRAINFIDLKTLSLDMTDILLTILPNEAEMKAYKQYEKERRPLDRLSDEDRFMLQLSKIERLSQKLHIMSFIGNFNENVHHLAPQVNAIIAASMSLRSSTKVRKILEIILAIGNYMNSAKRGAVYGFKLQSLDMLTDTKSKDKNVTLMHFLVQTVQAKFPEIVNFDSELRFLEKAAVVSMENIMTDYKDLEKGMQMTQKEYEARKHSRDTPPILKEFLTNSEDKLKKLQADIKTAEDAYKRVVEFFGENPRTCSPTSFFSQFVRFVAAFKAAVLEMEKRKKIEDAQIEEEQEQVKNKKKDFKKNVQKYVYEEKEAVVSELKTRNRQIKEKKLLGKDEVYHGALEDILLDLKNEPYRRADAVRRSQRRRNENMVQAPNSEEGDEYY, from the exons ATGGAGGATAATTATGACGACGATCCTCTGGGATTCCTGGCGGAGTTTAAGAAGGGACGTTACATGTCCTTCAGTATCGACAGTAGTAACCTCTACCTGAACGAGATTCCCGAGGGAGAGTGCAGTGACG CGCGTATCAAATGTTTTCCAA AAAATGGAACCAACACTGACTTTAGATCGACCGAGAGCTCTGACCACTTTGACGAAAGTCAGAGTGGTGAAGAGCTAGACCGCATCACACCTCTGATAGAAATGGGCAATGGTGAAAGTATGCATAATAATCACAGAGGATTTGATCTGAGGACATCTGTAGCCATGCCTATGCGTCTGCCGATGCCAGACCCCCATGAGTTGGAGAAGAGGTTCACCAAAGTGCTG GCCTCTATGGATCTTCCTCCTGACAAAGCCAAGGTACTCAAAGGTTACGACGACGAGAAGAAATGGGACTTGATTTGTGACCAG GAGCGAGTACATGCCAAGGATCCACCCCATGTGTATCTTGACAGACTCCGAACATACCTAGACCCACGGAACAGTCGCGGATCTCGTGTT GAAGAGGGCAGTCCCTTATGTTGTAGAAAAACGGCTGag CTAATGGGAGCTTGTGTCTACCCGGATGTAAGTTACAAT AAGAAGAAAAACTTGAATGATATatcctccacacaagttttgaGAGACTTAGAAATCTCGCTGCGGACCAACCATATAGA ATGGGTTCGGGAGTTTCTGAGCGAAGACAATCAGGGGCTGGACGTCCTTGTAGATTACCTGTCCTTCAGTCAGGTCGTCATGAG AAAGGAGCAGCTACTGAACAAAGAGAAGAGTACCAGTTTAGATGGTCTAGTCAAAAGTCCGGCCAGGAAACTGAAGCGGTCAAACACAATAGGATCTCCACGTCACACCAAGATGTCCAAACTCAACATGGGGGAGGCCAGGGATGACGTCCATGTCTGTATCATGTGTCTGAGGGCAATAATGAACCACCAA TATGGTTTTAACCTTGTGATAGCTCATCGACACGCCATTAACTGTATAGCACTGAGTCTCAACCACCATAGCCTCAG GACGAAGGCGCTGGTATTGGAGCTGTTAGCAGCTGTGTGTCTAGTCAGTGGGGGACATGAAATCATTCTCTCTGCCTTCGACAACTTCAAGGAA gtTTGTGGAGAAAGGCATCGATTTGAAACCTTAATGGATTATTTTCGAAACTATGAAGAATTCCATATAGACTTCATG GTGGCATGCATGCAGTTTGTGAATATAGTGGTGCATTCTGTGGAAAACATGAACTTTCGAGTACATTTGCAATATGAATTTACACATATTGGTTTAGATGATTACTTAAAT AAACTGCGACACACGGAGAGTGACCGATTGTCGGTGCAAGTCCACGCCTACGTTGACAACATGATTGAGGTCGCTCAGCTGCTTGAGGACTCAGAGCTCAAAACGGAGGCCATCGAGCGAGCGGAGGACCTGGAGGAGGAACTGTCACGG GAGAGAGAACATGCTCAAGAAATGGAGGAGGAAGCCATGGCCAAATCAT TGGAGCTGGAAAAGCAATTAGCAGATGCCACAAATAGAATCGAGGAGTTAGAG GAGTATTTAGGGCAACAGGATAAAGAGTTGGGCACCTTACGACAAATGGTGTCAGAAAAAGATGAAGAGTCAAAGAAAAGACAGAGCATGTTTGAAGCTAAACTCAGAGAAATGGAAACCATGAGGGCCAATCTCAGTACTTCAG GTGTTGTTTCATCCACTGCTGACGATCTGCCATTACCACCCCCTCCCCCGCCCCCTCCTGTGGCTGCCCCACCCCCGCCTCCCCCACCTCCTCCCATCGGATCCCTCCCCCCTCCACCACCTCCTCCTCCTGGAGCCCCAGGGGCACCCCCACCACCCCCGGGACCAGGTGGTGCCATGACAATAAAACGCAAGATTCAGACCAAGTACAGGCTCCCCATGTTAAACTGGACTCCACTGAAGCCCCAGCAGGTCAAAGGAACCGTGTTCTCAGACTTGGATGATGACAAACTTTTGAATGTGATAAACTTCTTTGAATTTGAAGAAGTGTTCAAACTTGGTGCAGGGCTCATTGGAACTGACGATGTTAAAGGAGAGACAATGAAGAAGAAGAAAGCAGAGAGTGTCAGCCTCATGGAGCCCAACCGCCTCAGGAATGTTG CAATTACAAGGAGAAAACTGGTTCTCAATAATGATGAAGTATGCCGGGCCATCAACTT CATTGACCTGAAGACCCTTTCTCTAGACATGACAGATATCCTGCTGACCATTCTACCAAACGAAGCTGAG ATGAAGGCGTACAAACAATATGAGAAAGAGAGGCGACCATTAGACAGACTATCAGACGAGGACAGGTTTATGTTACAG TTATCAAAGATTGAGAGACTGTCACAAAAGTTACACATAATGAGtttcattggaaattttaatgaaaatgttcaTCATCTAGCTCCA CAAGTCAATGCCATTATAGCTGCTTCTATGTCATTACGAAGTTCCACCAAAGTCAGAAAAATCTTAGAG ATCATTCTAGCCATTGGTAACTACATGAACAGTGCCAAGAGGGGAGCTGTGTATGGAttcaagttacagagcttggaTATG CTCACTGACACTAAATCCAAAGACAAGAATGTCACCTTAATGCACTTCCTTGTACAAACGGTCCAAGCCAAATTCCCCGAGATTGTCAACTTTGATTCAGAGCTCCGATTCTTAGAGAAGGCGGCAGTTG TGTCAATGGAGAACATTATGACAGACTACAAGGACCTGGAGAAGGGAATGCAGATGACCCAGAAGGAGTACGAGGCACGTAAGCACAGCAGAGACACCCCGCCGATACTGAAGGAGTTCCTGACCAACTCGGAGGACAAGCTGAAGAAACTACAGGCCGACATCAAGACCGCAGAG GACGCCTACAAACGCGTGGTGGAGTTCTTTGGAGAGAACCCTCGCACCTGTTCCCCCACATCCTTCTTCTCCCAGTTTGTCAGATTTGTGGCTGCATTCAAG GCTGCTGTTCTGGAGATGGAGAAACGCAAGAAGATTGAAGATGCTCAGATAGAAGAGGAACAGGAGCAGGTCAAGAACAAGAAGAAGGACTTCAAGAAGAATGTACAG AAATATGTGTATGAAGAGAAG GAGGCAGTGGTGTCCGAGCTGAAGACCAGGAACCGCCAGATCAAGGAGAAGAAACTGCTGGGCAAGGACGAGGTGTACCACGGGGCGCTGGAGGACATCCTACTGG ATCTGAAGAATGAGCCATACAGGAGAGCTGATGCAGTGCGGAGGAGTCAGCGGAGACGGAATGAAAACATGGTGCAGGCACCTAATTCAGAGGAAGGCGACGAATACTACTGA
- the LOC105326194 gene encoding formin-like protein 3 isoform X8, with translation MEDNYDDDPLGFLAEFKKGRYMSFSIDSSNLYLNEIPEGECSDARIKCFPKNGTNTDFRSTESSDHFDESQSGEELDRITPLIEMGNGESMHNNHRGFDLRTSVAMPMRLPMPDPHELEKRFTKVLASMDLPPDKAKVLKGYDDEKKWDLICDQERVHAKDPPHVYLDRLRTYLDPRNSRGSRVEEGSPLCCRKTAEKKKNLNDISSTQVLRDLEISLRTNHIEWVREFLSEDNQGLDVLVDYLSFSQVVMRKEQLLNKEKSTSLDGLVKSPARKLKRSNTIGSPRHTKMSKLNMGEARDDVHVCIMCLRAIMNHQYGFNLVIAHRHAINCIALSLNHHSLRTKALVLELLAAVCLVSGGHEIILSAFDNFKEVCGERHRFETLMDYFRNYEEFHIDFMVACMQFVNIVVHSVENMNFRVHLQYEFTHIGLDDYLNKLRHTESDRLSVQVHAYVDNMIEVAQLLEDSELKTEAIERAEDLEEELSREREHAQEMEEEAMAKSLELEKQLADATNRIEELEEYLGQQDKELGTLRQMVSEKDEESKKRQSMFEAKLREMETMRANLSTSGVVSSTADDLPLPPPPPPPPVAAPPPPPPPPPIGSLPPPPPPPPGAPGAPPPPPGPGGAMTIKRKIQTKYRLPMLNWTPLKPQQVKGTVFSDLDDDKLLNVINFFEFEEVFKLGAGLIGTDDVKGETMKKKKAESVSLMEPNRLRNVAITRRKLVLNNDEVCRAINFIDLKTLSLDMTDILLTILPNEAEMKAYKQYEKERRPLDRLSDEDRFMLQLSKIERLSQKLHIMSFIGNFNENVHHLAPQVNAIIAASMSLRSSTKVRKILEIILAIGNYMNSAKRGAVYGFKLQSLDMLTDTKSKDKNVTLMHFLVQTVQAKFPEIVNFDSELRFLEKAAVVSMENIMTDYKDLEKGMQMTQKEYEARKHSRDTPPILKEFLTNSEDKLKKLQADIKTAEDAYKRVVEFFGENPRTCSPTSFFSQFVRFVAAFKAAVLEMEKRKKIEDAQIEEEQEQVKNKKKDFKKNVQRIIFEEKKYVYEEKEAVVSELKTRNRQIKEKKLLGKDEVYHGALEDILLDLKNEPYRRADAVRRSQRRRNENMVQAPNSEEGDEYY, from the exons ATGGAGGATAATTATGACGACGATCCTCTGGGATTCCTGGCGGAGTTTAAGAAGGGACGTTACATGTCCTTCAGTATCGACAGTAGTAACCTCTACCTGAACGAGATTCCCGAGGGAGAGTGCAGTGACG CGCGTATCAAATGTTTTCCAA AAAATGGAACCAACACTGACTTTAGATCGACCGAGAGCTCTGACCACTTTGACGAAAGTCAGAGTGGTGAAGAGCTAGACCGCATCACACCTCTGATAGAAATGGGCAATGGTGAAAGTATGCATAATAATCACAGAGGATTTGATCTGAGGACATCTGTAGCCATGCCTATGCGTCTGCCGATGCCAGACCCCCATGAGTTGGAGAAGAGGTTCACCAAAGTGCTG GCCTCTATGGATCTTCCTCCTGACAAAGCCAAGGTACTCAAAGGTTACGACGACGAGAAGAAATGGGACTTGATTTGTGACCAG GAGCGAGTACATGCCAAGGATCCACCCCATGTGTATCTTGACAGACTCCGAACATACCTAGACCCACGGAACAGTCGCGGATCTCGTGTT GAAGAGGGCAGTCCCTTATGTTGTAGAAAAACGGCTGag AAGAAGAAAAACTTGAATGATATatcctccacacaagttttgaGAGACTTAGAAATCTCGCTGCGGACCAACCATATAGA ATGGGTTCGGGAGTTTCTGAGCGAAGACAATCAGGGGCTGGACGTCCTTGTAGATTACCTGTCCTTCAGTCAGGTCGTCATGAG AAAGGAGCAGCTACTGAACAAAGAGAAGAGTACCAGTTTAGATGGTCTAGTCAAAAGTCCGGCCAGGAAACTGAAGCGGTCAAACACAATAGGATCTCCACGTCACACCAAGATGTCCAAACTCAACATGGGGGAGGCCAGGGATGACGTCCATGTCTGTATCATGTGTCTGAGGGCAATAATGAACCACCAA TATGGTTTTAACCTTGTGATAGCTCATCGACACGCCATTAACTGTATAGCACTGAGTCTCAACCACCATAGCCTCAG GACGAAGGCGCTGGTATTGGAGCTGTTAGCAGCTGTGTGTCTAGTCAGTGGGGGACATGAAATCATTCTCTCTGCCTTCGACAACTTCAAGGAA gtTTGTGGAGAAAGGCATCGATTTGAAACCTTAATGGATTATTTTCGAAACTATGAAGAATTCCATATAGACTTCATG GTGGCATGCATGCAGTTTGTGAATATAGTGGTGCATTCTGTGGAAAACATGAACTTTCGAGTACATTTGCAATATGAATTTACACATATTGGTTTAGATGATTACTTAAAT AAACTGCGACACACGGAGAGTGACCGATTGTCGGTGCAAGTCCACGCCTACGTTGACAACATGATTGAGGTCGCTCAGCTGCTTGAGGACTCAGAGCTCAAAACGGAGGCCATCGAGCGAGCGGAGGACCTGGAGGAGGAACTGTCACGG GAGAGAGAACATGCTCAAGAAATGGAGGAGGAAGCCATGGCCAAATCAT TGGAGCTGGAAAAGCAATTAGCAGATGCCACAAATAGAATCGAGGAGTTAGAG GAGTATTTAGGGCAACAGGATAAAGAGTTGGGCACCTTACGACAAATGGTGTCAGAAAAAGATGAAGAGTCAAAGAAAAGACAGAGCATGTTTGAAGCTAAACTCAGAGAAATGGAAACCATGAGGGCCAATCTCAGTACTTCAG GTGTTGTTTCATCCACTGCTGACGATCTGCCATTACCACCCCCTCCCCCGCCCCCTCCTGTGGCTGCCCCACCCCCGCCTCCCCCACCTCCTCCCATCGGATCCCTCCCCCCTCCACCACCTCCTCCTCCTGGAGCCCCAGGGGCACCCCCACCACCCCCGGGACCAGGTGGTGCCATGACAATAAAACGCAAGATTCAGACCAAGTACAGGCTCCCCATGTTAAACTGGACTCCACTGAAGCCCCAGCAGGTCAAAGGAACCGTGTTCTCAGACTTGGATGATGACAAACTTTTGAATGTGATAAACTTCTTTGAATTTGAAGAAGTGTTCAAACTTGGTGCAGGGCTCATTGGAACTGACGATGTTAAAGGAGAGACAATGAAGAAGAAGAAAGCAGAGAGTGTCAGCCTCATGGAGCCCAACCGCCTCAGGAATGTTG CAATTACAAGGAGAAAACTGGTTCTCAATAATGATGAAGTATGCCGGGCCATCAACTT CATTGACCTGAAGACCCTTTCTCTAGACATGACAGATATCCTGCTGACCATTCTACCAAACGAAGCTGAG ATGAAGGCGTACAAACAATATGAGAAAGAGAGGCGACCATTAGACAGACTATCAGACGAGGACAGGTTTATGTTACAG TTATCAAAGATTGAGAGACTGTCACAAAAGTTACACATAATGAGtttcattggaaattttaatgaaaatgttcaTCATCTAGCTCCA CAAGTCAATGCCATTATAGCTGCTTCTATGTCATTACGAAGTTCCACCAAAGTCAGAAAAATCTTAGAG ATCATTCTAGCCATTGGTAACTACATGAACAGTGCCAAGAGGGGAGCTGTGTATGGAttcaagttacagagcttggaTATG CTCACTGACACTAAATCCAAAGACAAGAATGTCACCTTAATGCACTTCCTTGTACAAACGGTCCAAGCCAAATTCCCCGAGATTGTCAACTTTGATTCAGAGCTCCGATTCTTAGAGAAGGCGGCAGTTG TGTCAATGGAGAACATTATGACAGACTACAAGGACCTGGAGAAGGGAATGCAGATGACCCAGAAGGAGTACGAGGCACGTAAGCACAGCAGAGACACCCCGCCGATACTGAAGGAGTTCCTGACCAACTCGGAGGACAAGCTGAAGAAACTACAGGCCGACATCAAGACCGCAGAG GACGCCTACAAACGCGTGGTGGAGTTCTTTGGAGAGAACCCTCGCACCTGTTCCCCCACATCCTTCTTCTCCCAGTTTGTCAGATTTGTGGCTGCATTCAAG GCTGCTGTTCTGGAGATGGAGAAACGCAAGAAGATTGAAGATGCTCAGATAGAAGAGGAACAGGAGCAGGTCAAGAACAAGAAGAAGGACTTCAAGAAGAATGTACAG AGAATTATATTTGAAGAAAAG AAATATGTGTATGAAGAGAAG GAGGCAGTGGTGTCCGAGCTGAAGACCAGGAACCGCCAGATCAAGGAGAAGAAACTGCTGGGCAAGGACGAGGTGTACCACGGGGCGCTGGAGGACATCCTACTGG ATCTGAAGAATGAGCCATACAGGAGAGCTGATGCAGTGCGGAGGAGTCAGCGGAGACGGAATGAAAACATGGTGCAGGCACCTAATTCAGAGGAAGGCGACGAATACTACTGA